Part of the Arachis hypogaea cultivar Tifrunner chromosome 6, arahy.Tifrunner.gnm2.J5K5, whole genome shotgun sequence genome, TCTTAATTGCCGGCGAGATCAATGTTATTGGGGCAATTAGCTTCTGTTTGATGTATGTTGTTTATGTGGTTATTGTCTACATCTCGTCGACCCGGTGGAAGGGTGACTCTAGCGACAGTCAATCGAGTAATGGCGACGATCCGGCCGTGCCCCTTATCATTGGAATGGAGAAAGGAGTAATTGGTAATGATGAAAATGGATCTCAAGAATGTAGGTTCAACTTTGAGGAGAAATTCTGCTTTAAGAAATCTCCAATATGTAGATTTTCACTTTGTGTCTTGGAGTTGCCACTTTACTTGCCAAGGAGATTGACAATTCCGGTTGTTTGTGAAGAGAGATGGTCCAAACCATATGCAATTCTATCAGCCCTGTTATCACCATTGCTATTGTCTTCTCTCTGGACGCCGGGAAGCCTAACCGTCTATGGAACCGGATTATTAATCGGAATTATCTTAGCCGTAGCCGCGTTCTTCACCACCGAGCCATCTAGTCCGCCGAAGAAGTACATGTTCCCTTGGCTTGCAGGGGGGTTTGTGATGAGTGTTACATGGAGTTACATTTCAGCTCAAGAACTGGTTGGATTGTTGGTCTCACTTGGTTACATATGtggaattagtccttcaattttGGGGCTAACAGTTCTTGCTTGGGGAAATTCAATTGGAGACTTGGTGACAAATTTGACTATGGCATTACATGGTGGGACAGAAGGTGCTCAAATTGCAATATCAGGTTGTTATGCTGGCCCTATATTCAACACTGTGATTGGATTAGGCTTATCCCTTGCAAGTTCCACTTGGTCACAGTATCCAAATTCTGTTATTATACCAAAAGATCCATATCTTTGGGAAACACTAACACTTTTGGTAATTGGATTGATTTGGGCACTTTTGGTGTTGATAAGAAGGGATATGAAGCTTGATTCACTCTTAGGGGGAGGGCTTCTTGCCGTTTACTTCATTTCATTGTTTCTAAGGCTGATTCAGACATTAGGGACTTGCCAATTTCAGGATATATTACCAAAATGAACAACATTTTTGGGTCAGATGTTTTAGCAACTGACACTATTTTTCTGTAAAGGAGAACTTATACCATGCCACTGTGATTAGGTAAGTGTAAATCTCTTGGCTTCATGATTTCTTCCACTGTTGTTTGTACCTAGCTTTTCAAGGTTAATGCCATGTTTTATGCATCCAGATATCTGGATTTTGTTTTGGAAACAatgtttatatataatatatgtttaaATCATTCCTCCAAGTTTACTGTTTTtcttaataaagaaaaaaaaatcttctaaAGTAAAAAAATCATACCTTAAATCATTTCTCGAAACTAgtttaatttaatatttctagTTTCGATGTTTAGCTTTTTTTCACTCGTTTTCTTCATAAATTACTAATATCCGAATCTTATTATGAGaaacaataattttattattatatatttgtatttataaatgcgttgtttaatatatttttaatatatattttatacaaataattgattttgtgatTGATGTTTTATCTACATAGAACGCTTAGAAATTCAACTAATCCAACCTTATTTGATCAGGGTcttatgacaaataaaataaagattttttaccgaagatttttcttttttattcacgaattaaattttagatgataattttttttaaaataaaaagattagtaaaataataaaaatattttaattatttttaaattaagataataaatattacaaattatttaaagatgattgaaatattattttatcactctaattttttttactttagaagatttttttttctttattcacAGAGGCTCCAATTTGAGATTTTTAGTTAACGAATCAGATTACCTTTAacaaagtaatttttatttatgtagCATTAATAATACCCTAATCCTTCTTTGTTTACTGTTTTATTTAATCATTGAGTATGCAGcattatcttatccttttaacttaactttattattattaatatcattattatttaggattaattgaattttaaaatttaattaatttaaaagggtatttttgtttaatcaaataaaataaggatgtttaagattttttataaaattaaataaaaaatatatttttatttttatttaattaaaggggtgtattagtaaaagtggtgatataatatatatttaaaaaaaattaaatgcttaTATTTCacgtaatttattattatttgtctatattttaaacGTATTGATATGTATAAATTTATCATCTACCATAACAaacaccttattattattattattcactatGTCAATTGCATTAATGCGGATCATGAACATCATTCCACACCACATATTAAAAAGTTGA contains:
- the LOC112696893 gene encoding cation/calcium exchanger 2 produces the protein MGYSTLLLNASFLIVFSVFLVLHVSSPSEQVPLRKYHFTPGDIDENDDSCKSFHSLSDNEAKCLYLKSNDPCVTEGYVDYLYLFYCKFGDFALFGQTLLFLWLLVLFYLLANTASEYFCPSLESLSKLLRLSPTVAGVTLLSLGNGACDVFATLVSFNGSGTGGIGFNTVLGGASFVSCVVVGIVSISVRHRGIRVKKSALIRDVSFLLFVLVCLFAILIAGEINVIGAISFCLMYVVYVVIVYISSTRWKGDSSDSQSSNGDDPAVPLIIGMEKGVIGNDENGSQECRFNFEEKFCFKKSPICRFSLCVLELPLYLPRRLTIPVVCEERWSKPYAILSALLSPLLLSSLWTPGSLTVYGTGLLIGIILAVAAFFTTEPSSPPKKYMFPWLAGGFVMSVTWSYISAQELVGLLVSLGYICGISPSILGLTVLAWGNSIGDLVTNLTMALHGGTEGAQIAISGCYAGPIFNTVIGLGLSLASSTWSQYPNSVIIPKDPYLWETLTLLVIGLIWALLVLIRRDMKLDSLLGGGLLAVYFISLFLRLIQTLGTCQFQDILPK